In a genomic window of Festucalex cinctus isolate MCC-2025b chromosome 11, RoL_Fcin_1.0, whole genome shotgun sequence:
- the LOC144030939 gene encoding uncharacterized protein LOC144030939 — protein MLTPEKIGAQPSTSAQMTFHRTMTTTMGPMQDSLGQSSKEREDRAHSNVRPLVLRQRKLPLIGPKVTLLTVSRTKNVHQPIHPRKKDPKDSGWLEVDEVGWQPTIFPFAAKPGPRDAAAELNSHLPADILELFITDELLQHIVHHTNLYANQSMQKQTDKNCCARKMNSCLQED, from the exons atgctaacaccggagaaaattggtgcacaaccgagcacgtctgcacagatgacgtttcatcggacgatgacgactactatgggtccgatgcaagacagtcttggacagtcttccaaagaacgtgaag atcgcgctcacagcaacgtccgaccgctggttctacgacaaagaaag ctccccctcatagggcccaaagtgacccttctcacagtgagcagaacaaag aatgtgcatcaaccaatacatccaagaaaaaaag atcccaaagattctggctggcttgaagttgatgaagttggctggcagccaaccatcttcccctttgctgcaaaaccaggaccaagggatgctgcagcagagctgaattcccacctgccagctgacatcctggagctcttcatcacggatgaacttctccagcacatcgttcatcataccaacctctacgcaaatcagtccatgcagaagcagactgacaaaaactgttgcgcacgt AAGATGAACTCCTGTTTACAAGAAGACTAG